AGGCGTGCGCCGCAAGCTCGTGCTGCCGGCCGTCGTGCTCGAGGACTACCAGCGGCCGCTCGAGGCGAACATCGTCGACGACGTGCGCCAGAGCCCGCTGTTCGAGGCGGTGGTCGATTTTCCCGAGTCCCTTTCGCCCGCCGATCGCGAGCGACTGACCGGGGCGATCAGCGCTGCGATCAAGAACAGCATCGTGCCCGGCTACCGCGCGTTCGAGAAATTCTTGCGCGACGAGTATGTGCCCGCGGCGCGCGGCGAGATCGGCGCGTCGGCCTTGCCCGACGGTCGAGCCTTCTATCGCCACCGTGTGAAACGGTTCACGACGCTCGATCTCACGCCGGAAGAAGTGCACGCGACGGGCCAGGCCGAGGTCCGGCGAATTCGCACGGAAATGGACACGGCGATCAAGGCCAGCGGGTTCGCCGGCGATTTTGCCGCCTTTGTCGAGTTCCTGCGGACCGATCCGCGGTTCTACGTCGACACGCCCGAGGCGCTGCTCAAGGAAGTGAGCTTCGTGCTCAAGCGGATGGACGGCCAGTTGCCGAAGCTGTTTGGCCGGCTGCCGCGGATGCCCTACGGCGTGCGCGAGGTGCCGGCCTATATCGCCCCGCGCACGACGACCGCTTATTACACGGGACCCGCCGGCGACGGCACCGACGCCGGCTACTTTTATGTGAACACGTCGAACCTCAAGTCGCGACCGCTGTTCGAAATCGAGGCCCTCTCGCTGCACGAGGCCGTGCCGGGGCATCATTTGCAGATCGCCTTGCAGCAGGAGCTGGACAACCAGCCGCCGTTTCGCCGTTTCGCCTCGTTCACGGCGTTCATCGAGGGCTGGGGGCTGTATGCCGAGCGGCTGGGGCTCGAGTGTGGGTTCTACAAGGACCCGTACAGCAACTTCGGCCGGCTGAGCTACGAGGCATGGCGGGCCTGCCGGCTGGTGGTCGATTCGGGCATGCACTATCTCGGCTGGTCCAGGCAGCAGGCGATCGATTTCATGATCGCCAACACGGCGCTGACGCAGCACAACGTCGAGGCCGAGGTCGATCGCTACATCGCCTGGCCCGGTCAGGCCCTGGCCTACAAGACGGGCGAGCTGCATTTTCGCCAGCTGCGCCGCGAGTCCGAAGAGCGCCTCGGCGAGCGGTTCGACATCCGCGCCTTTCACGACGTGGTTCTCGCCAGCGGCGCGGTACCGCTGCCCGTGGTCGAACGCAACGTGCATGCGTGGCTCGATCAGGTTGAGCGAAAGGACTAGCTCCCTGGATCTCGGCGAGGCTGATCCCAGGCCACGGCAGCGAACGGCGGGCTAACTGGACCGCGCTTCGCAATCGCCCGTGTAGACGCCGACGCGGTAGTCGAGGATGTCCAGCGGCGTGCGGCCGGTGTAGCGGGCGCCTTTGCGGCCCGAGTAGTAGAGCGTCATGGCCAGGCCGCGAATGCCCATCCGCAAGAACCGCAGCGCGCCGCCGCCGGCCCAGTCGGGCACGCTCGGCGCCCCTTCCAGCCAGCGGACCAGCAATGCCAGCTTCCATTGCGGCATGAAACGCAAC
This Pirellulales bacterium DNA region includes the following protein-coding sequences:
- a CDS encoding DUF885 domain-containing protein; translated protein: MLHHTRLARSTKAVCLALLALGIGGSLATRARAADAAADFARLLDDHWTWQLRDDPLFATSYGEHAYDDRLPDESLAAHEHRQQQLAAYLARWQGLDRAALSDTDQVNYDLFGWQLRESLAEYGFGAHLMPITNRSGFHIYFPELPKRVPLRTVRDYDHYVARLQAFPAYVDQHIELMREGVRRKLVLPAVVLEDYQRPLEANIVDDVRQSPLFEAVVDFPESLSPADRERLTGAISAAIKNSIVPGYRAFEKFLRDEYVPAARGEIGASALPDGRAFYRHRVKRFTTLDLTPEEVHATGQAEVRRIRTEMDTAIKASGFAGDFAAFVEFLRTDPRFYVDTPEALLKEVSFVLKRMDGQLPKLFGRLPRMPYGVREVPAYIAPRTTTAYYTGPAGDGTDAGYFYVNTSNLKSRPLFEIEALSLHEAVPGHHLQIALQQELDNQPPFRRFASFTAFIEGWGLYAERLGLECGFYKDPYSNFGRLSYEAWRACRLVVDSGMHYLGWSRQQAIDFMIANTALTQHNVEAEVDRYIAWPGQALAYKTGELHFRQLRRESEERLGERFDIRAFHDVVLASGAVPLPVVERNVHAWLDQVERKD